In Lineus longissimus chromosome 7, tnLinLong1.2, whole genome shotgun sequence, a genomic segment contains:
- the LOC135491513 gene encoding uncharacterized protein LOC135491513, with translation MSHMTVLALLCMWALVAVGGNALECSLVGSCNATKCESDRCSPVGSFEAVTCNAVKCACNRSKFLQNLSPSCKAKVLAAFFDIDCEKTKYKRSEIVKEIQKARDDKETHGCNIDCMVDGNCPVNTPVGLAGVGPVA, from the exons ATGTCGCACATGACTGTCCTAGCTCTTTTATGCATGTGGGCACTGGTAGCAGTTGGTGGTAACGCACTTGAAT GTTCTCTGGTAGGCTCGTGCAACGCAACCAAATGTGAAAGTGACCGTT GTTCTCCGGTAGGCTCATTTGAGGCAGTGACGTGCAACGCAGTCAAGTGTGCATGTAACCGTT CCAAGTTCCTCCAGAATCTCAGCCCGAGTTGCAAAGCGAAAGTTCTTGCTGCCTTCTTTGATATCGATTGTGAGAAGACGAAATACAAAAGGTCCGAGATAG tgAAAGAAATACAAAAGGCGAGGGATGACAAGGAAACTCATGGGTGCAATATCGATTGTATGGTTGATGGAAACTGCCCTGTTAATACACCGGTAGGGCTTGCGGGAGTTGGCCCCGTAGCATAA
- the LOC135490937 gene encoding uncharacterized protein LOC135490937 produces MSYVTITAVLLCMVVLNAASSNHDCCPGSTFSTAACGAIKCQCDRDEPVQNLSPSCKLNVLDYFFNLGCETTNCSKENIEYAMENGSINATNGYTIDDIAKNNCPPPLT; encoded by the exons ATGTCGTACGTGACCATCACAGCAGTTCTCTTATGCATGGTGGTGCTGAACGCCGCTTCGAGCAATCATGATT GTTGTCCGGGAAGCACTTTCAGTACAGCGGCGTGTGGCGCCATCAAATGCCAATGCGACAGAG ATGAACCCGTTCAAAATCTGAGTCCCTCTTGCAAACTGAATGTTCTGGATTACTTCTTTAACCTAGGCTGCGAGACGACGAACTGCAGCAAGGAGAATATAG AGTACGCAATGGAAAATGGGTCGATAAATGCTACCAATGGATACACCATCGATGACATCGCTAAGAATAACTGTCCACCTCCTTTGACTTAA